One window of the Bombus affinis isolate iyBomAffi1 chromosome 10, iyBomAffi1.2, whole genome shotgun sequence genome contains the following:
- the LOC126921253 gene encoding DNA-directed RNA polymerases I and III subunit RPAC1: MEGSRKSRVILEEHGIPNASEYTNYQPQQDWNLHNFKKEFKIQVIRESEDERELEFDLIGYPVGFANAFRRVLLSEVPTMAIEKVYIVNNTSLIQDEVLAHRLGLIPLQADPRLFEYPSSTIKDEDEVSDQDTLRYELKVSCTWNPQAPKDSRRTNDMYRNSNVYSKDIKWVPIGRQAEIYPRGAEQLGVLEDDILICKMRPGQEIHVFMHAVKGIGKDHAKFSPVATASYRLLPDIQLVKSVRGEMADRLKSCFSIGVIEVIETKPGDPESREAKVKNPRYDSCSRNVFQHEDLKGYVRLSRVRNHIIFTIESVGTLPPSVLFVEATKILKGKCKMFLEELENIEK, translated from the exons atggAAGGAAGTCGAAAATCTCGTGTTATTCTTGAAGAACATGGTATACCGAAT GCTTCTGAATATACTAATTATCAACCACAACAAGATTGGAACTTgcataattttaaaaaa gaaTTCAAAATACAAGTGATAAGAGAGTCTGAAGATGAACGAGAGTTAGAGTTTGATTTAATAGGTTATCCTGTTGGGTTTGCTAATGCATTTCGTAGAGTCCTTTTAAGTGAAGTACCAACTATGGCTATAGAAAAGGTTTATATTGTAAATAACACAAGTTTAATTCAAGATGAAGTTCTAGCTCACAG ATTGGGTTTAATACCACTTCAAGCTGATCCAAGATTATTTGAGTATCCTTCATCCACTATTAAAGATGAAGATGAAGTTAGTGATCAAGATACTCTAAGATATGAACTTAAAGTATCATGTACTTGGAATCCCCAAGCACCTAAAGATTCTCGAAGAACAAATGATATGTATAGAAATAGCAATG TGTATAGTAAAGATATTAAATGGGTTCCCATTGGTCGTCAAGCAGAAATTTATCCTCGAGGAGCAGAGCAATTAGGTGTTCTAGAAGatgatattttaatatgtaaaatGCGCCCTGGTCAAGAAATTCATGTTTTTATGCATGCAGTGAAAGGAATTGGGAAAGACCATGCTAAATTTTCTCCTGTAG ctACTGCATCATATAGATTATTACCAGATATACAATTAGTAAAATCTGTCAGAGGAGAAATGGCAGATCGTTTAAAAAGCTGTTTTAGTATTGGTGTTATAGAAGTAATTGAAACTAAACCAGGTGATCCAGAATCACGTGAAGCAAAGGTTAAAAATCCTCGCTATGATAGCTGTTCTAGAAATGTGTTTCAACATGAAGACCTCAAAGGATATGTACGGTTAAGTAGAGTACGAAATCATATTATTT TTACCATTGAATCAGTGGGAACATTACCACCATCTGTATTATTTGTAGAAGCAACTAAGATACTTAAGGGAAAGTGTAAAATGTTTTTGGAAGAACTGGAAAACATTGAAAAATAG
- the LOC126921261 gene encoding gamma-interferon-inducible lysosomal thiol reductase-like yields the protein MGLGIFRWKILLIAISVLLLWQSSKVWLNLTQEKYGIEAQLQDNQLINDESNQKVHITVYYEALCPDSRSFFIKQLLPMYYKIPNNVQLEFIPYGKATTVKTENGYEFMCQHGPIECGANIIHACSIDILKNTSIQLEYLSCMIKNNIVPVNIMEICAKKMNIDYNPIFKCFIGDKGKELLAKYGELTNALTPQISFIPTVVLNENSENQARILKNLLHEVCLQFKIMPEGCIL from the exons ATGGGACTAGGAATTTTTCGATGGAAGATATTATTGATTGCTATATCTGTTTTACTTCTTTGGCAATCCTCGAAAGTATGGTTGAATCTAACTCAAGAGAAATATGGCATAGAAG CGCAGCTTCAGGACAACCAGCTAATAAATGACGAGAGTAATCAAAAGGTTCACATAACTGTGTATTACGAAGCACTATGTCCAGATTCACGCAGCTTTTTCATAAAACAATTATTACCAATGTACTACAAAATTCCAAATAACGTACAGTTGGAATTTATACCATATGGGAAAGCTACG ACTGTGAAAACAGAAAATGGGTATGAATTTATGTGCCAACATGGACCCATTGAATGTGGAGCAAATATCATTCATGCATGTTCCATAGATATCCTGAAGAATACTTCCATTCAGTTAGAGTATCTATCTTGTATGATTAAAAACAACATAGTGCCAGTAAATATCATGGAAATTTGTGCAAAAAAAATGAACATAGATTATAATCCTATCTTTAAGTGCTTTATTGGAGATAAGGGCAAAGAACTTTTGGCTAAATATGGGGAATTAACAAATGCTTTAACACCACAAATTTCCTTCATACCAACTGTTGTATTAAATGAG AATTCTGAGAATCAGGCaaggatattaaaaaatttactaCATGAAGTGTGCCTACAATTTAAAATTATGCCAGAAGGTTGTATATTGTAA